One window from the genome of Coleofasciculus sp. FACHB-T130 encodes:
- a CDS encoding VWA domain-containing protein, with product MRVGLQPALNDMNIDATQTSSQRQLEISISAIAGDLEDRAPLNLCIILDHSGSMNGRPLETVKQAAIGLVDRLTPGDRISVVAFDHKAKVLVPNQVIDNPENIKKQINRLSADGGTAIDEGLKLGIEELAKGKKETVSQAFLLTDGENEHGDNNRCLKFAQVATGYNLTLNTLGFGAHWNQDVLEKIADAGGGTLSYIERPEQAVNEFGRLFNRISAVGLTNAYLSISLMPKVRLAELKPIAQVAPDTIELPVQQEGDRYTVRLGDLMKDVPRIILANLYVSQLAEGRQAIAQVQVRYDDPAQDKMGLISQQVLVEANVVRSYQPAPNPQVQQSILALAKYRQTQLAEAKLQQGDRVGAATMLQTAAKTALQMGDKGGATVLQTSATRLQSGEELSEADRKKTRIVSKTILQE from the coding sequence ATGAGAGTTGGTTTACAGCCTGCTTTGAATGATATGAATATTGACGCGACTCAAACGAGTAGCCAGCGTCAACTAGAAATTTCTATTTCTGCGATCGCTGGGGATCTTGAAGATCGTGCCCCGCTCAATTTATGCATAATTCTCGACCACAGTGGCTCGATGAATGGACGCCCCCTGGAAACGGTGAAACAGGCAGCGATCGGTCTGGTGGATCGTCTTACACCGGGCGATCGCATCTCGGTTGTCGCCTTCGATCACAAAGCCAAAGTGCTTGTCCCCAACCAAGTCATTGACAACCCAGAAAATATTAAGAAACAGATTAATCGGCTCAGTGCAGATGGGGGTACGGCGATTGATGAGGGTTTAAAACTGGGAATTGAAGAACTGGCGAAGGGCAAAAAGGAAACGGTTTCTCAAGCTTTTCTGTTAACAGATGGCGAAAATGAGCATGGCGACAACAACCGCTGTCTGAAATTTGCCCAAGTGGCGACTGGCTACAACCTGACGTTGAATACATTGGGATTTGGCGCTCATTGGAACCAGGATGTTTTGGAAAAAATTGCTGATGCGGGTGGCGGTACGCTGTCCTATATTGAGCGTCCCGAACAGGCAGTCAATGAGTTTGGACGCTTGTTTAATCGAATCTCTGCGGTGGGGTTGACAAATGCCTACTTATCAATTTCGTTAATGCCGAAGGTACGGTTAGCGGAACTCAAACCCATCGCCCAAGTTGCTCCAGATACCATTGAACTGCCGGTGCAACAAGAAGGCGATCGCTATACGGTACGTCTGGGAGACTTGATGAAAGATGTGCCGCGAATCATTTTGGCGAATCTTTACGTCAGCCAGCTAGCGGAAGGGCGTCAAGCGATCGCCCAGGTGCAAGTCCGTTACGACGATCCTGCCCAGGATAAAATGGGGCTAATTTCTCAACAAGTTTTAGTTGAGGCGAATGTTGTCCGGAGTTACCAACCCGCACCCAATCCTCAGGTGCAACAGTCTATTTTGGCGTTGGCGAAATACCGACAAACTCAGTTAGCAGAGGCGAAATTGCAGCAAGGCGATCGCGTGGGTGCAGCGACGATGTTACAAACTGCCGCCAAAACCGCCCTGCAAATGGGAGACAAGGGAGGCGCGACGGTTCTCCAAACCAGTGCTACTCGCTTGCAATCAGGTGAAGAACTTTCGGAAGCAGATAGGAAGAAGACACGGATCGTCTCTAAAACTATTTTGCAGGAGTAG
- a CDS encoding ATP-dependent Clp protease proteolytic subunit — protein MNSPIQAVQAPYGGDSFYRTPPPDLPSLILKERIVYLGTPLVPEVTKLIIAQLLFLQYEDPEKPIKIYINSTGTSRYDGEPVGFETEAFAICDTMNYIKPPIHTICIGSAMGMAAMLLSAGTKGYRASLRHATIILNQTKSYARGQATDIQIRAKEVLANKTTMLDILSRNTGQTPEKIAKDMDRLFYMTPEQAVEYGLIDRVLESKSDLPTPLPAGVI, from the coding sequence ATGAACTCACCCATCCAGGCTGTTCAAGCTCCCTACGGCGGCGATAGCTTCTACCGAACACCGCCACCAGACTTACCCTCCCTGATCTTAAAGGAGCGGATTGTCTATCTGGGAACGCCCTTGGTGCCAGAGGTAACGAAACTAATCATCGCCCAACTGCTGTTTTTGCAGTACGAAGATCCAGAAAAACCGATCAAAATCTACATCAATTCCACCGGCACCTCGCGTTACGACGGCGAACCTGTTGGCTTTGAAACCGAAGCCTTCGCCATCTGCGACACGATGAACTACATCAAGCCGCCCATTCATACCATCTGTATCGGTTCGGCAATGGGAATGGCGGCAATGCTACTCTCTGCTGGGACTAAAGGCTATCGCGCTAGCCTGCGCCATGCCACGATTATCCTGAACCAGACTAAGAGCTACGCTCGCGGTCAGGCGACGGATATTCAAATCCGAGCCAAAGAAGTGCTGGCTAATAAGACAACGATGCTGGATATCCTATCGCGCAATACAGGTCAGACCCCTGAAAAAATTGCCAAGGATATGGATCGACTCTTCTATATGACTCCGGAGCAAGCTGTGGAATATGGCTTGATCGATCGGGTTCTAGAGTCCAAATCAGATTTACCAACACCACTTCCCGCTGGTGTCATCTGA
- a CDS encoding ATP-dependent Clp protease proteolytic subunit produces MPIGYPRVPYRMPGGQYTEWINIYDRLYRERIIFMGEDVDDEMANQIIAVMLYLDSEDPGKDIYLYINSPGGVVTSGMAIYDTMQHIKSDVVTICVGLAASMGSFLLTAGTKGKRLALPHSRIMIHQPSGGTRGQATDIEIEAREILRIRRQLNEIYSHRTGQPIEKIEKDMDRDFFMSAQEAKEYGLIDRVIEERPK; encoded by the coding sequence ATGCCTATTGGCTACCCTAGAGTTCCCTACCGGATGCCAGGGGGACAATATACCGAGTGGATTAACATCTACGATCGCCTTTACCGGGAACGGATTATTTTCATGGGCGAAGATGTTGATGATGAAATGGCTAACCAGATAATTGCCGTGATGCTTTATCTGGATTCGGAAGATCCGGGCAAGGACATCTATCTCTATATCAACTCTCCGGGTGGCGTAGTCACTTCTGGCATGGCGATTTATGACACCATGCAGCACATCAAATCAGATGTGGTGACAATTTGTGTAGGCTTAGCGGCATCAATGGGTTCGTTCCTGCTGACCGCTGGGACAAAAGGTAAGCGTCTCGCTTTGCCTCACTCGCGGATTATGATTCACCAACCTTCTGGTGGTACGCGGGGACAAGCCACAGACATTGAGATTGAAGCGAGAGAGATTCTACGGATTCGTCGCCAGCTGAATGAGATTTATTCTCACCGGACGGGTCAGCCTATTGAGAAAATTGAGAAGGACATGGACCGTGACTTTTTCATGTCTGCTCAAGAAGCGAAGGAATACGGTCTAATTGACCGCGTTATCGAAGAACGTCCGAAGTAA